The Elaeis guineensis isolate ETL-2024a chromosome 14, EG11, whole genome shotgun sequence genomic sequence CAATTCTGCTAAAACAAATCAGCCTCGACCTCGTGGGGTTAAGCTTTGTGACCACTATCATAAGCCAGGCCACATCAAAGCTTACTGTTATGAGCTGCATGGTTGTCCAACTAGAGGCCGTGGTCGTGGAGATGGTCGTTCTGGTAGAGGTCGAGGTCAGTATAATCAGGTTCATTTTTTTTCTATAGGAGATTTATCAGTCAAAAAAATacaacttttgaaaaaaattagatctggtgTAAATATTTCTGAAAGCAGCACTCTCATAGAAGATTCTTCAAATCAACCAACCAGTTCTCTCTATCAGGATAATTTTGCCCAAATAGGTATCGATGATCAAATTCATGCTCTTAACTATATTAATTTTTCTGCATGGGTAGTTGACTCTGGAGCATCCAATCATATGACTGGATCCTTTAGAGATTTTGTGTCTTATATTTCCTATTCTGGTTGTGATAAAGTTCATCTTGCTGATAGCTCCTTTACCCCTATTTCTGGGAAAGGATCTATTAAATGCACTTCCGAATTATCCTTATCATCTGTTCTATATATCCCTAGATTTTTTATCAATCTCCTATCCATTAGTACTATTACGAATGATCTTGATTGTACCGtaacttttttcaaaatacatTGTGTCTTTCATGAGCCAAGGACAGGGAGGAAACTTGGGACTAGCATAATGCGTAATGGGCTCTACTATTTGGAGGGAGGAGTGTCCGAAGGTTactcaaaaattagtttgatagTTTCATCTTCGCAAGAGGAAGACCTGTTGCTCCAGCACCACTGGCTTGGTCATCTTTTATTTACTCTCTTAGCTCATATGTTTCCAActatttttgaatcatataataaagagaaGCTTGTATGTGATGCTTGTGAACTAGCTAAACACACTAGAAGTGCCTATCCAGGCTCAGGCCTACATAGTAAAGCAATGTTTGAGGTAGTTCattctgatgtatggggaccCTGTGGGACCACTGCTATTTTTGGTCATCAGTGGTTCGTTacttttattgattgttttagtcgttgcacttgggtttatctattgaaaaataagaatgaagtaTTTCAATCATTTAAAGATTTTCATAAAATGATTGGTACTCAATATGGAgcaactcttaagattttttgctctgataatgGGATCGAGTATCTTAATAAAGAATTTGAGGAGTATACACATAATAATGGTATTATACATCAAATGATTTGTGTTGATACACCGACTCAAAATGGAGttgctgaaagaaagaatagacacCTACTTGAAGTGACAAGATGTTTGATGTTTTCTATGAATGTTCCTAAGTTCTTATGGGGAGAAGCAGTGTTAACTGCAGCGTATCTAATTAACTGAATGCCACTTCGAACTTTGGACTATAAGACACCTCTTGAATGCTTGCAAGGAACTAATTCTTTCATAATTCCCCCTAAGGTATTTGGCTGTGTTTGTTTTGTTCGGGATCATCGATCTTCGGTTGGCAAGCTTGATACTCGTGCCCTCAAGTGCATTTTTGTTGGTTATTCCTCTACTCAAAAAGAGTACAAATATTGGTGTCCGACTGAGCAGAAGTTGTTTATCAGCATGGATGTAATATTTCGAGAGTCTGAGCCATTCTATATATCTTCtgtgtcctcttcctctcctGTCATCTCTGAAACTGATCGAGAGGGGGAGTTCTCTAGAGGGAGTCCTATTACTGTGGATGTTGGTACAAATAGTAGATCTGATACTCAGAGAGAGTTTATTTCTATTAATGCTAGTTCTGACACTCAAGGAGAAGCATCTAAAACTACATTTGAGACTCTCTCACAGCCTGTTACTTCAGTTTCATCTGATTCATCTCCTCTCTCAGAGCCTATTACGCATTCTCCAGTCTCCAGGTCTTCCTCTCCTGTCCCGACGGTTTCA encodes the following:
- the LOC140853677 gene encoding uncharacterized protein yields the protein MPLRTLDYKTPLECLQGTNSFIIPPKVFGCVCFVRDHRSSVGKLDTRALKCIFVGYSSTQKEYKYWCPTEQKLFISMDVIFRESEPFYISSVSSSSPVISETDREGEFSRGSPITVDVGTNSRSDTQREFISINASSDTQGEASKTTFETLSQPVTSVSSDSSPLSEPITHSPVSRSSSPVPTVSSFTMNDNSPVPPIHFILDNDDLNVPIALHKLTHHAGIPARLKDGVEYKYDITNFVSYESLSPSYQNFIASLSSVSIPKNWKVAKEDPKWKAVMLEEIRALEKNNTWEFVSLPAGDDSEEIAHLKAQLAQAFEVKDLGHL